Proteins from a single region of Scleropages formosus chromosome 22, fSclFor1.1, whole genome shotgun sequence:
- the cdk4 gene encoding cyclin-dependent kinase 4, with the protein MAQDCGRQYERVAEIGGGAYGTVYKARDRQSGQFVALKSVRVQTDQDGLPLSTVREVALLRRLEQFDHPNVVKLMDVCATLRTDQETKVTLVFEHVDQDLKTYLNKAPAPGLPPERIRDLMHQLLHGLEFLHSHCVLHRDLKPENILVTSRGQVKLADFGLARIYSCHMALTPVVVTLWYRSPEVLLQASYATPVDIWSTGCIFAEMFRRKPLFCGDSEVDQLRKIFDVIGLPPEEEWPADVTLSRSIFIPVSPRPITKCVPEISQLGADLLKEMLTFDPLRRISALNALSHPYFQEG; encoded by the exons ATGGCACAGGACTGTGGAAGGCAGTACGAACGGGTGGCTGAGATCGGCGGTGGTGCTTATGGGACGGTGTACAAGGCACGTGACCGGCAGAGCGGCCAGTTTGTGGCACTGAAGAGCGTGCGTGTCCAGACAGACCAGGATGGACTCCCACTGTCCACAGTCAGAGAGGTTGCCTTGCTGAGGCGACTGGAGCAGTTTGACCATCCTAACGTGGTCAA ACTTATGGATGTCTGTGCCACCCTTCGGACGGATCAGGAAACCAAAGTAACTCTGGTGTTTGAGCATGTGGACCAAGACTTAAAGACCTACTTGAACAAGGCACCAGCACCTGGACTTCCACCTGAGCGGATACGA gACCTCATGCATCAGTTATTGCATGGCTTGGAATTTCTTCATTCACACTGTGTCCTTCACCGTGATCTGAAGCCAGAAAACATTCTGGTCACCAGTCGTGGACAGGTCAAGCTGGCTGATTTTGGCTTGGCTCGCATCTACAGCTGTCACATGGCCCTCACTCCAGTG GTGGTCACTCTATGGTATCGTTCCCCGGAAGTTCTACTCCAGGCCTCCTATGCAACGCCTGTGGATATTTGGAGTACAGGCTGCATCTTTGCAGAAATGTTTCGACGCAA GCCCTTGTTCTGTGGTGACTCAGAAGTAGACCAGCTGAGGAAGATTTTTGA CGTGATCGGCTTGCCGCCAGAGGAAGAATGGCCTGCTGATGTCACACTGTCCCGAAGCATTTTCATCCCCGTTAGCCCCCGTCCAATCACAAAGTGTGTTCCCGAAATCAGCCAGCTGGGGGCAGACTTGTTGAAG GAGATGCTGACCTTTGATCCTCTTCGAAGAATCTCTGCCTTAAATGCTCTCAGTCACCCTTATTTTCAGGAGGGGTGA
- the tspan31 gene encoding tetraspanin-31 codes for MVCGGFTCSKNALCSLNVVYMLVGLLLIGVAAWGKGFGIVSSIHIIGGVIAVGVFLLLIAVVGLIGALNHHQVMLFFYMVILLLVFLFQFGVSCSCLAMNREQQENVLNATWGIMSNKTKMNLEKNLDCCGLFNLTEGYAQYLSDLKYCPADCKGKNVCKTCGLKMLEHSAEALKILGGVGLFFSFTEILGVWLAARYRNQKDPRANPSAFL; via the exons atggtgTGTGGAGGATTTACCTGTTCGAAAAATGCCCTTTGTTCTCTGAATGTTGTCTACATG CTGGTGGGGCTGCTGCTGATTGGGGTAGCTGCATGGGGAAAAGGATTTGGTATTGTCTCCAGCATTCACATCATTGGTGGGGTGATTGCTGTGGGTGTCTTCCTGCTCCTTATTGCCGTTGTAGGCCTCATTGGGGCCCTCAATCACCACCAAGTCATGCTGTTCTTT TATATGGTCATTCTCCTTTTAGTCTTCCTTTTCCAGTTTGGAGTTTCATGTTCCTGTTTGGCAATGAATCGAGAACAACAG GAGAATGTCCTAAATGCCACATGGGGCATAATGTCAAACAAGACAAAGATGAACCTGGAAAAGAATTTGGATTGCTGTGGACTCTTCAATTTGACTGAAGGATATGCACAGTACTTGTCTGATCTAAAGTACTGCCCAGCT GACTGTAAAGGTAAGAATGTATGCAAAACATGTGGATTAAAGATGCTTGAGCACTCTGCAGAAGCTCTGAAGATACTCGGTGGAGTTGGTCTGTTCTTCAGCTTCACAGAG ataCTGGGTGTATGGCTTGCTGCACGCTACAGGAACCAGAAAGACCCCAGAGCAAACCCTAGTGCTTTTCTATAA